Below is a genomic region from Flammeovirgaceae bacterium SG7u.111.
GTTACTTATGTGAAAGACACCAACATACCTATAGCTGGCATAAACACTGGCAGATTAGGTTTTTTGGCTACAATTTCAAAGGATAAGGTAAAGGAAGCACTCGATGCTATTTTGAAAGGGTACTATTCTAAAGAGCGGAGGTCGCTCATCAAAGTAGAAGCGGAGGATGATATTTTTGATGGGCTGAATTTTGGTCTTAACGAATTCACGATCTTAAAGCGAGACAGTTCATCCATGATCGTGATTCATACGTACATAGATGGTGTTTACCTTACTTCTTACTGGTCCGATGGGTTGATAATTGCCACGCCAACAGGTTCTACTGGGTACTCTCTCAGCGTAGGTGGTCCAGTGGTCATTCCCACATCAAGTAACTTTATCATTTCCCCTGTAAGCCCTCATAATTTGAGTGTGAGACCGTTGATCGTTTCCGACGATTCTGTTATTTCTTTTGCCATTGAGGCCCGGAGCAAAAACTTCTTGGTCTCCCTTGATTCCCGCTCAAGAAAAGTAGATGTAAACATGCAGCTGGCGGTAAGGAAATGTGACTTTGAAGTAAGTTTGATCAAACTTTTTGAAGACAACTTTTTGGACACGCTCCGCAACAAGCTAAACTGGGGCTTGGATGTAAGGAACTAGCTACTAATACATTGTAAACTGATTTTTTGTGTTTTTTCACAAAGTTTTTGTTGGTTTATAGGCATAATTGATTGTTGCTGACGATCCGCCGCTGCGGCTACCCGTTGCTAGTTTTTTTAAATTAAAAGTAAAATTATTTTTCTTTTTTTTAAAACATAAGATACTATATGCCAATGCCTTATAAAAACAAAAACTACAATCACATTTGTTAAAACTAGTAACTAGAAACCGTTAGCAATATTTAAAGAGTGGAAAAATTAGCATAATAAAAACACTCGGTTATTTAGTTTACAGAGTACTAATCATCTAAATCCATATCTTTGCCCTTCCAATACAATTTGGACAATAAATTTCATTCAATCACTTAAATAGTAGATGGCGGCAAAAGCTAAAAAGAGACTGGGAAGTTACCCATTTGTAAATGTTGTATTTAGTATTACATCAGCACTTTTTATGGTTGGCCTTTTTGGGTTGATGGTACTTTACGGCAACTCCCTCACCTCGAAGCTCCGACAATTGGAAATACAGATTTTTTTGCAAAGAAACATTGACAGTACGCAAGTAGCCGAACTCAAAAACCTGCTAGAAACACAAGAGTTTGTGAAGAAAAAAGATGGGGGGGAGTCGGTAGTGTTTGTGCCCAAAGAGGACGCAGCGCAAAAAATGATTGAAGAAACTGGAAAGGACTTCATGGCCTTTTTGGGTGAAAACCCACTTAGAAATGCTTTTCAGTTACAAATAGATGAAGGATTTAGGAGCAGTGAAGAACTAGCACAGGTGAAGGAAAGACTTGAAGATATGCCCTATGTATTTGAAGTTTCTTTTGCCATAGGCCAGGTAGAAGAAATTTACCAAAACCTGCAAAAAGTGGGAGGGATCATCTTATTCTTCATCATCATTTTACAAATTACAGTGGTGATTCTCATCAACAATGCTATCAAACTGGCTCTTTTTTCACAACGATTTTTGATCAGGAGTATGCAACTGGTAGGAGCTACTTCTTGGTTTATAAAAAAACCATTTTTAAAAACAGCTATTTTTCAAGGTTTAATCAGCGGAATGATGGCATCTGCCCTTCTTTTGGTTATCCTTTTTTTAGGCAACTCCCTTATAGATGGCCTCGATCAAATCCACAACCTATGGGGAATTCTGATTATTTTGAGCCTTTTGATTGTACTAGGTGGCGTAATCAGCTTTTTTAGTTGCCTCAATGCTCTAGGTCGTTACCTCAACATGAAGCTCGACGAATTGTATTAAGAGGGGAAAATTAAGAATCTTTCACATTTACACCCCTTACAAGGACTGCACATGGCTTTATATTGAACTTAATTACTTGTATTATTGCAGCAATATGATTGAATCCAAACATCATAAGAAACTAATAGCTTATTAACCTATTTATTCAAAAAGTACAAAGGATGAAAGAAACAGAAAACAACCTAGCGTTCAACAAAGGAAATTATGTATTAATGCTGATCGGTATGGTCATTTTGGCTCTTGGGTTTATCGTCATGTCATTAGATGGAGAGCTTCATGGCTTTGGCTTTTTAGGCCTTACCCTTGGTCCACTTCTACTCATCGCAGGATTTGTGGTGGAGTTTTACGCTATTCTTTACAAAGGCGCCAACCATCCGGTTGATAAAAACAAAGAATAACTCACCCTATCTTATCACTTATTCACTCTTTTTAAGCACATAAACCTCTCTTTTTAACAATGAGCATTATTGACGCTATAATCCTTGGAGTTATCCAAGGACTGACTGAGTTTTTGCCTGTGAGTAGCAGTGGACACCTCGAACTTGGAAAGGTGATCCTCGGTCAAGAGATAGAAGCTGGGCTTCTTTTTTCCCTTGTGCTCCATGCAGCTACAGCCCTAAGTACCATTGTGGTTTTCAGAAAAGATATTTGGGAAATCATACGGGAGCTATTTAAGTTCGAGTGGAACGAATCAACTCAATTTGTTGCTAAGATTTTGATTTCGGCAGTTCCAGTCGGAGTAGTTGGAATCCTTTTCAAAAATGAAGCAGAGGCACTTTTCGAAGGAAATGTACTACTTGTAGGAGCCATGCTTCTGGTTACAGGCTTCTTACTTTTGATGACGCACTACACCAAAGGAAGAAGCGGAAAACCGGTAGGGTACAAAGAGGCTATAATCATAGGTATAGCACAAGCAATTGCTATTTTACCCGGTATCTCCCGCTCGGGCGCTACCATTGGCACAGGCTTGCTCATTGGCGTAGACAAAGCCAAAGTAGCTCGTTTTTCATTCCTTATGGTGTTGCTCCCTATCATTGGCGCAACTATGCTCGAATTAAAAGATTTCTTTGAAGACGAAGCAGCGCACACCGTAGATATAACAGTTCTGAGCATCGGGTTTATCACTGCTTTCATAATAGGCTTGGCAGCTTGTACGTGGATGATAGGAATTGTAAAAAAAGGAAAGCTTTCTTTCTTCGCCATCTACTGTTTCATCGTAGGTATTATCGCTATAGCTTGGGCTTTGCTAAACTAAGCATTACCCAGAAAAAACATTTTACCCTCTTGGATTTGCTAGCCCAGAGGGTATTTTTTTACCCCTTCGGCTCTATCAAGTCCCACAAGTTCCCGTAGCAATCTTCAAATACAGAAACTATCCCATAAGCCTCCTCGGCTGGTTCTCTTACAAACTTTACCCCTTTTGAAGTATAGGCATGGTAATCCTGCCAAAAATCATCGGTATGCAGAAAAAGGAACACTCTCCCACCCGTTTGGTTTCCTATACTTTTTTCTTGCTTTTCACCGCTAGCCTTTGCCAATAAAATACGGCAACTCCCCTCTCCTTTTGGGCGCACCAGCACCCATCTTTTTCCCTCTCCCAAATCACTATCTTCTACCAATTCAAAACCTAAGGTTTCGGTATAAAACTGAATGGCTTTGTCATAATCATCTACCACAAGGGCAATATTTACAAGGCTCTGGTTCATAACAACAGAAATTATTTTTTATATGGTTCAAAAGTAATTGGCACAACACCATTCGTTTGGCTATATTGAAATTGTTTAAATGCAAAACAAATCCTTTCAAAAGCCAAGTTCATAAAAACATGCACATAGAAGATTTTAGAAACTACTGCCTCTCTCTCAAAAAGGTAACAGAAGACACGCCTTTTGGCCCAAACACATTGGTGTTTAAAGTGATGGGAAAGATGTTTGCCCTTACAGATATTACCGATTTTGAAAGTGTTAACTTGAAATGTGACCCTGAAAAAGCGATTGAACTTCGTGAACAATACGATGCCGTTAAACCTGGGTACCACATGAACAAGAAGCATTGGAACACCATCACTATCAATGGTGATATGAACGACAAAGAACTGCGGGAATGGGTGTTTCACTCCTACAACTTAGTAGTTTCGGGTATGCCAAAAAGGTTACAGAAAGAGCTGGAAGAGTAATTTCAGCTCATTTTCTCTAGCTAAAAAGCTGAAACACGATAAGGCTGGAAAAATAAGCGAGAGCGGTCATATATACCAACTGGATCGTTGGCCATTTCCAGCTTTTAGTTTCCCTTTTTACAATAGCAAGCGTACTCATACACTGCATTGCAAATACATAAAACACCAATAAGGAAAGTGCCGATGCCCGAGTGTAAACTTTGCTGCCATCGGGACGGACTTCGCTTCGCATTTTATCCAAAATAGGTTTTTCCTCTTCGTCTGAGCCTACGCTGTAAATGGTCGCCATAGTACCCACAAACACCTCTCTTGCCGCAAATGAAGTAACAAGGGCAATTCCTACTTTCCAGTCGAAACCTAAGGGGCGAATAGCTGGCTCAATAAACTTCCCAAACACCCCTGCATAAGATGCTTCCAGCTTTTTCGAAGCCAATACGTTTGAGTAATCCTCTTGGCTAACCGTCCCTTCTTCTAGGGCTATCTGAGCTTGGGCTTCTGCTTGTTCCATACTATCGGCAGGACCAAAAGAAGCGGCAA
It encodes:
- a CDS encoding NAD kinase; its protein translation is MYKIAVHSKTFEQPKSEVIKMVLDELSKRDVSLLISEYLHHFITQVGWEIGDYKVFSRTNDLAGADYFISIGGDGTFLESVTYVKDTNIPIAGINTGRLGFLATISKDKVKEALDAILKGYYSKERRSLIKVEAEDDIFDGLNFGLNEFTILKRDSSSMIVIHTYIDGVYLTSYWSDGLIIATPTGSTGYSLSVGGPVVIPTSSNFIISPVSPHNLSVRPLIVSDDSVISFAIEARSKNFLVSLDSRSRKVDVNMQLAVRKCDFEVSLIKLFEDNFLDTLRNKLNWGLDVRN
- a CDS encoding permease-like cell division protein FtsX, with amino-acid sequence MAAKAKKRLGSYPFVNVVFSITSALFMVGLFGLMVLYGNSLTSKLRQLEIQIFLQRNIDSTQVAELKNLLETQEFVKKKDGGESVVFVPKEDAAQKMIEETGKDFMAFLGENPLRNAFQLQIDEGFRSSEELAQVKERLEDMPYVFEVSFAIGQVEEIYQNLQKVGGIILFFIIILQITVVILINNAIKLALFSQRFLIRSMQLVGATSWFIKKPFLKTAIFQGLISGMMASALLLVILFLGNSLIDGLDQIHNLWGILIILSLLIVLGGVISFFSCLNALGRYLNMKLDELY
- a CDS encoding DUF3098 domain-containing protein; the protein is MKETENNLAFNKGNYVLMLIGMVILALGFIVMSLDGELHGFGFLGLTLGPLLLIAGFVVEFYAILYKGANHPVDKNKE
- a CDS encoding undecaprenyl-diphosphate phosphatase — encoded protein: MSIIDAIILGVIQGLTEFLPVSSSGHLELGKVILGQEIEAGLLFSLVLHAATALSTIVVFRKDIWEIIRELFKFEWNESTQFVAKILISAVPVGVVGILFKNEAEALFEGNVLLVGAMLLVTGFLLLMTHYTKGRSGKPVGYKEAIIIGIAQAIAILPGISRSGATIGTGLLIGVDKAKVARFSFLMVLLPIIGATMLELKDFFEDEAAHTVDITVLSIGFITAFIIGLAACTWMIGIVKKGKLSFFAIYCFIVGIIAIAWALLN
- a CDS encoding VOC family protein translates to MNQSLVNIALVVDDYDKAIQFYTETLGFELVEDSDLGEGKRWVLVRPKGEGSCRILLAKASGEKQEKSIGNQTGGRVFLFLHTDDFWQDYHAYTSKGVKFVREPAEEAYGIVSVFEDCYGNLWDLIEPKG
- a CDS encoding MmcQ/YjbR family DNA-binding protein; protein product: MHIEDFRNYCLSLKKVTEDTPFGPNTLVFKVMGKMFALTDITDFESVNLKCDPEKAIELREQYDAVKPGYHMNKKHWNTITINGDMNDKELREWVFHSYNLVVSGMPKRLQKELEE